The Streptomyces sp. V4I8 genome includes the window AGCGGCCGCGCGATCCCCTCCTTCTGCGCCCGACGGGCGGCCTCGCGCGCCAACTCCACGCTGAGGGCGAGCAGTTCGGCCGCCCGCTCCTGCCCGATCCCACGCCTGGCGAAGCCCTCGAAGGTCGCCTGGTAGCTGGACGTGATCGCCACGTCCGCGCCCGCCTCGAAGTAGGCGAGATGCGCCTCGGTGATCGCCTCCGGCTGCTCCGCGAGCAGCCGCGCCGACCACAGCTCGTCGCTCAGATCGTGCCCGGCGGCCTCCAGCTGGTTGGACATGCCGCCGTCGAGCACGACGATTCCGGCGGCCAGGGCTTGGGCGAGGGTGATGGTGCTGGTCATGGTGAGACGGTAGTCGAGACGGGGCGGATGGCCGGCAGGTGGGACACCCCTTGGGCGTCCCCGAGCGGCGGCTGGGGCCCACCCAGAACGCCTCACCCGGAACGCCCCGCCCGGAACACCCTCCCCCTACGCCGCGTGCCGCCCGCCCCGCCGGCGCCCGCGCCCCCGCCCGAATCTCGTCGCCGGTACCGCCAGCCCGACGAGCAGGCCCGCGGCCAGGACGTACGGCCACCAGCCGAGGCCGTCGGCCGCGGCGCCGGTGGTGCGGGTGTCGGGGGTGGCGAGGGTGTCGGCCGCTGTGCGGGGGGTGTCGGAGGCGGGGGAGGGGGTGGGGGTGACGGCGGTGAGGACGACGTCGTTGCCGTCGCCGCCCCGGTAGCTGATCCGGTAGGTGGTGTCGTCCAGCTGGAGTTTCCTGCCCTCCTTGAGGCCGGTGAAGGTGCCGGTCGTCTTCGTGGGGCCCCGGTGGTCGAGGAGGGTGATCTTCCGGGGGGATCCGGAGGCGGTGGCGGCGGACGCGAGGTCGAGGTCGCCGGCCAGGCGGACCGCGCCGGTGACCTTCAACGGGCCGTCGCGCAGGACCAGTTCGCCCTGTGCCGACTGGGTGTAGTCACCGGAGACGGTCAGGCCCGTCGCGACCACGCCGTCGTTCGTCACCGCTCCCCGCACGGTGCCCTTGCCGGTCAGCGTCTTCGCATCGCCCACGCGCAGTCCCGACGTCGACGCGTCCAGGCGGGACTTCGCCGACGTGAGCCGGATCGCCTTGCTGCGGGCGAGCCTCGCGCCGCCGCGCAGGGCGAGGGTGCCCCGCTTGACCGTCGTCGCGCCGGTGTACGTCACCGCGCCGCCCGTCAGGGTCGTCGTCGCGGCCCCCGACTGTGTGAGCGACCCGCTGCCGGTGACGCGGGACAGGGAGAGCGGCTTGCTGGTGTTGTTCAGGACCAGCGAGCCGTCGTTGACGACCTTGTAGAGGTCGCCCCGTGTGTAGAGCCCGCCGTCGCCGCCCGGCCTGCCGCTGCCCAACCGCAGCACGGCACCCTTCTCGACGGTCGTCGAGCCGTCGTAGTACTGCACGGCGGCGAAGGTGACGTCGTTGCCCCTCGTCCCCTTGATGACGAGGTCCCCGGCGCCGGGTGCGGCGAGCGTGTCGTGGAATCTGCCGCCGCCGATGGGGGCGCCCAGCGTCACCGGGCCGTTGTAGTCGAAGGTGAGGAGTGAGCGGGAGCGGGCCGCGAGCAGGTTGATGTAGACGGTCTCCGCCGTGCCCGGCATGAAGATCCTGTTCGTCGTGCCGTCGCCCCACTGGACGTTCGCGCCCTTGATGTTGGTGCCGCGCTTGTTGACGTTCTTCCGCGCGGGTGTCCAGTTCAGGGCCGGGTCGCTGAGCGAGGGATCGGTGTCGCCGCCCTGGTTCGACCAGCTGTACTGGCCCGTGAGGATCACCTTGCTGCCCGGCCGGGACTGGACGTTGATGTCGCTGCCGTACTCGCGCTGGTAGAAGTCCATGGCCATGGTGACGGTCCGGCCCAGCGGGGTGTC containing:
- a CDS encoding autotransporter, giving the protein MRSHTHKTAAAVGALAAVATLTVAGPSAAAAGRDVTADVLGGRDVTLSGDTVVTVPSGTTTYDGVFRGEGTLTVRGTGTLILTRDSDFTLPKSRQRQKVSVLGGNHPYVTTTAADPPAVTVERGATLQYGNGGTTGLIGHFPYNTPAFRLNQDNIRVDGTLRLSLKSAYNLGTISGSGLITQPRFLWGTWDLSGSHPFSGVIDNGTQVNAGRPEFATSLPNVRKILNQGTYTVDTPLGRTVTMAMDFYQREYGSDINVQSRPGSKVILTGQYSWSNQGGDTDPSLSDPALNWTPARKNVNKRGTNIKGANVQWGDGTTNRIFMPGTAETVYINLLAARSRSLLTFDYNGPVTLGAPIGGGRFHDTLAAPGAGDLVIKGTRGNDVTFAAVQYYDGSTTVEKGAVLRLGSGRPGGDGGLYTRGDLYKVVNDGSLVLNNTSKPLSLSRVTGSGSLTQSGAATTTLTGGAVTYTGATTVKRGTLALRGGARLARSKAIRLTSAKSRLDASTSGLRVGDAKTLTGKGTVRGAVTNDGVVATGLTVSGDYTQSAQGELVLRDGPLKVTGAVRLAGDLDLASAATASGSPRKITLLDHRGPTKTTGTFTGLKEGRKLQLDDTTYRISYRGGDGNDVVLTAVTPTPSPASDTPRTAADTLATPDTRTTGAAADGLGWWPYVLAAGLLVGLAVPATRFGRGRGRRRGGRHAA